The following coding sequences lie in one Geotoga petraea genomic window:
- a CDS encoding class I SAM-dependent methyltransferase, whose translation MKKNKEKKKTQKPDKFEHYYTKNPTSELTTKILNLKLKNDHEYTFEAPSGVYGKKRVDRATIALIENMEMDGRRILDIGCGYGVIGITIKKEFPTTEVFMSDINKRAVDYAGKNAKDNNADIEIRHGYLFEPWEEEKFDMIVSNPPIVAGKEVWMKLVEQSKDHLNENGTLQLVAFHNKGGKRIMEYMKEIFGNSKVIAKDGGVRLYKSVKED comes from the coding sequence TTGAAAAAAAACAAAGAAAAAAAGAAAACACAAAAACCAGATAAATTTGAACACTATTATACAAAAAATCCAACATCAGAACTGACAACAAAAATATTGAACTTAAAATTAAAAAATGATCATGAATATACTTTTGAAGCTCCTTCAGGTGTTTATGGTAAAAAGAGAGTTGATAGAGCAACTATAGCTCTTATTGAGAATATGGAAATGGACGGTAGAAGGATTTTGGATATAGGTTGTGGCTATGGAGTAATAGGAATAACCATAAAAAAAGAGTTCCCCACTACCGAAGTATTTATGAGTGATATTAATAAAAGAGCTGTTGATTATGCCGGGAAGAATGCAAAAGATAATAATGCAGATATAGAAATTAGACACGGCTATTTGTTTGAACCATGGGAAGAAGAAAAATTCGATATGATTGTTTCCAACCCTCCTATTGTTGCAGGGAAAGAAGTATGGATGAAATTGGTAGAACAATCTAAAGACCATTTAAACGAAAATGGAACTTTACAATTAGTGGCCTTTCACAATAAAGGTGGAAAAAGAATTATGGAATATATGAAAGAAATATTTGGTAACTCAAAAGTTATTGCAAAAGATGGTGGAGTAAGGCTATATAAATCAGTAAAGGAAGATTAA
- the glnA gene encoding type I glutamate--ammonia ligase — MTKGELKDLVEKEGVKFVRLQVTDINGMLKNVEIPVARLEESLSEGTMFDGSSIEGFARIDESDMLLKPDMDTFTVLPWTVEKGKVARFICDILTPEGNHFEGDPRYVLKKVINQLNEYGYEGYCGPEPEFFLLPRDEKSNPVLELVDDGGYFDLLPIDLGEETRKYIVEAFGDMRINVEASHHEVAPSQHEIDFEYDKLLRTADNIQTFKLVVKTVALLRGLHATFMPKPFANINGSGMHTHLSLFNNGENIFYDKNAERELSDELKYFIGGIIKHIKAITAIANPTINSYKRLVPGFEAPTNIAWSVSNRSALIRVPSTRGKGTRAELRSPDPTANPYLLLAVVFASGLEGIKNKIVPEEPVIENIYKLNEKEKVHRGIDNLPDSLEKSILALKEDKFIQQVLGKHIIRSFIAIKEQEILEYKTQVTDWEIKKYLKYF, encoded by the coding sequence ATGACAAAAGGAGAACTAAAGGATTTAGTAGAAAAAGAGGGAGTAAAGTTTGTAAGATTACAAGTTACAGACATCAACGGCATGTTAAAAAATGTAGAGATACCAGTGGCAAGATTGGAAGAATCTTTGTCAGAAGGAACTATGTTTGATGGATCTTCTATCGAGGGTTTTGCAAGGATTGACGAATCAGATATGCTTTTAAAACCAGATATGGATACGTTTACAGTTCTTCCATGGACAGTTGAAAAGGGTAAAGTTGCAAGATTTATTTGTGATATCCTAACTCCTGAAGGAAATCATTTTGAAGGAGATCCAAGATATGTTTTGAAAAAAGTTATTAATCAATTGAATGAGTATGGATACGAAGGATATTGTGGACCTGAACCAGAATTTTTCTTGCTTCCAAGAGATGAAAAATCTAATCCTGTTTTAGAATTAGTAGATGATGGAGGTTATTTTGATTTACTACCTATCGATTTGGGTGAAGAAACAAGAAAGTATATCGTTGAAGCTTTTGGAGACATGAGAATTAATGTTGAAGCTTCTCATCATGAGGTTGCTCCTTCTCAGCACGAGATTGATTTTGAATATGACAAACTTTTGAGGACAGCGGATAACATCCAGACCTTTAAATTGGTTGTTAAAACGGTAGCTCTTTTGAGAGGGCTTCATGCCACATTCATGCCAAAACCTTTCGCAAATATTAACGGTTCTGGAATGCATACACACCTTTCTTTGTTTAACAATGGGGAGAATATTTTTTACGACAAGAATGCTGAAAGAGAGTTAAGCGATGAATTGAAATATTTTATTGGTGGAATTATTAAACATATAAAAGCAATTACAGCTATAGCAAATCCAACTATTAATTCTTATAAAAGACTTGTTCCGGGGTTTGAGGCTCCAACGAATATAGCCTGGAGTGTTTCTAATAGATCAGCTTTGATTAGAGTTCCTTCGACAAGGGGAAAAGGTACAAGAGCTGAATTAAGAAGTCCAGACCCAACTGCAAATCCTTATTTGCTCTTGGCTGTAGTGTTTGCATCTGGACTTGAAGGTATAAAGAATAAAATCGTACCCGAAGAACCTGTTATAGAAAACATCTACAAATTAAACGAGAAAGAAAAAGTTCACAGAGGAATAGATAATCTTCCTGATTCATTAGAAAAATCGATATTAGCGTTAAAAGAAGACAAATTTATTCAACAAGTTTTAGGGAAACACATAATTAGAAGTTTCATAGCAATAAAAGAACAAGAAATTCTTGAATACAAAACTCAAGTCACAGATTGGGAGATCAAAAAGTATTTAAAATATTTTTGA
- a CDS encoding recombinase family protein, with protein sequence MKYAAAYARVSTKEQSILSIEGQFEKIETYARNNKIQVVKKYYDKESGTSESRENFDKLLEDAYSKKFSIILVEKIDRFSRFSKTRAEMIIEELEKEGIFVIAVDQPFDVGSPYGRFMRSILLSQSKLEAEVTQERTTQRMRDIAKHGYWMGGKPPYGYYIDSTKDSEGRKRSVLKIKRDEAKVVREIFKLFNQGWGYKKITEYLNNHLEFAKPRSKKGLWNTSTVHDMLKNEKYVGTYVYGKGYKKRNHVEREDAIKIPGVVPAIIKKEEWELAKSKVALGGQRTRTVKTYILRGYLMCGECGAKMSGTSGKYICSAYANKQHDVYVSVSQNKIEKIVIDYILKQIERFTDQDYQEMAELYKYLRKIKDKSKNEDINKLKEALSKIQNKIKNIVGIISQGELNRSLLQELDEESKRLEVERDNIVSELNYINSKAGITITAEQIKEKYEDMKVKLNSENWLHRQDVISDVIDKVIYYKSGLYEIKMK encoded by the coding sequence ATGAAATATGCTGCAGCTTATGCCAGAGTTTCGACTAAAGAGCAATCAATTTTAAGTATAGAAGGACAATTTGAAAAAATTGAAACATATGCTCGTAATAACAAAATTCAAGTTGTAAAAAAATATTATGATAAAGAATCTGGCACATCTGAAAGTAGAGAGAATTTTGATAAGTTATTAGAAGATGCTTATAGCAAAAAATTTAGCATTATTTTGGTTGAAAAAATAGATAGATTTTCGAGATTTTCTAAAACAAGAGCTGAAATGATTATTGAAGAATTAGAAAAAGAAGGTATTTTTGTTATAGCAGTAGATCAGCCTTTTGATGTTGGGTCTCCTTATGGAAGATTTATGAGGTCTATATTATTATCCCAAAGTAAGTTAGAAGCAGAAGTTACTCAAGAAAGAACTACTCAAAGAATGAGAGATATTGCTAAACATGGTTATTGGATGGGCGGAAAACCTCCATATGGATATTATATTGATAGTACAAAAGATTCAGAAGGTAGAAAAAGAAGTGTGTTAAAAATAAAAAGAGATGAGGCTAAAGTTGTAAGAGAAATATTTAAACTGTTTAATCAAGGTTGGGGGTATAAAAAAATTACAGAATACTTAAACAATCATCTTGAATTTGCCAAACCGAGAAGTAAAAAAGGTCTTTGGAATACATCTACAGTGCATGATATGCTAAAAAATGAAAAATATGTGGGTACTTATGTATATGGAAAAGGATACAAAAAGAGAAACCATGTTGAAAGAGAAGATGCAATTAAAATTCCTGGAGTAGTTCCAGCTATAATAAAAAAAGAAGAGTGGGAGTTAGCAAAATCAAAAGTTGCTTTAGGTGGTCAAAGAACTCGAACTGTAAAAACATATATATTAAGAGGATATTTAATGTGCGGAGAGTGTGGAGCTAAAATGTCAGGAACTTCTGGTAAATATATTTGTAGTGCTTATGCAAACAAGCAACATGATGTTTATGTAAGTGTAAGCCAGAATAAAATAGAAAAAATAGTTATAGATTATATTTTGAAACAAATAGAAAGGTTTACTGATCAAGATTATCAAGAAATGGCAGAATTATATAAATATCTAAGAAAAATAAAAGATAAATCAAAAAATGAAGATATAAACAAATTAAAAGAAGCTTTATCAAAAATTCAAAATAAAATAAAAAATATTGTTGGAATAATAAGTCAAGGTGAATTAAATAGATCTTTACTTCAAGAATTAGATGAAGAATCAAAAAGATTAGAAGTAGAAAGGGATAATATTGTTTCTGAATTAAACTACATAAATTCAAAAGCAGGTATAACTATAACCGCTGAACAAATAAAAGAAAAATATGAAGATATGAAGGTAAAGTTAAATTCCGAAAACTGGTTACACAGACAAGATGTAATAAGTGATGTTATTGATAAGGTAATATACTATAAGAGTGGATTATATGAGATAAAGATGAAATAA
- a CDS encoding DNA adenine methylase, whose product MAFKSYSPLRYPGGKAKLYNEIVELIEKNNFNNYSYIEPFAGGAGLALKLLMKNKVKKIIINDIDISIYSFWYSILNHTDEFIKQIEETDINMKNWYHYKDIQNNKNNEDIFNLGFSTFFLNRTNRSGIINAGVIGGKNQNSEYKMDCRFKKNELIKRIIRISEFKSKIKMYNKDTSDFIKQNIKKMKKDYFIFFDPPYFNKGKQLYHNYYNEKDHKDLSLKIKTVKNIPWIVTYDNVQSIKNMYSEYNQIEYSLNYSTGKKHKGKEIMIFNKNVNPIKI is encoded by the coding sequence ATGGCTTTTAAATCTTATTCTCCTCTAAGATATCCAGGGGGAAAAGCTAAACTTTATAATGAAATTGTAGAACTAATTGAAAAAAATAATTTTAATAATTATTCATATATAGAACCTTTTGCTGGAGGAGCAGGTCTTGCTCTTAAATTACTTATGAAAAATAAGGTGAAAAAGATAATTATTAATGATATAGATATTTCTATATATTCATTTTGGTATTCAATTCTAAATCACACGGATGAATTTATAAAGCAAATAGAAGAAACTGACATTAACATGAAAAATTGGTATCATTATAAAGATATTCAAAATAATAAAAATAATGAAGATATTTTTAATTTAGGTTTTTCAACATTTTTTCTCAATCGTACTAATAGGTCTGGAATTATAAACGCTGGGGTAATTGGCGGGAAAAATCAAAATAGTGAATATAAAATGGATTGCCGTTTTAAAAAAAATGAATTAATAAAAAGAATTATAAGGATTTCTGAGTTTAAATCTAAGATTAAAATGTATAATAAAGATACTTCTGATTTTATAAAGCAAAATATAAAAAAAATGAAAAAAGATTATTTTATTTTTTTTGACCCTCCATATTTCAATAAAGGTAAACAGCTTTATCATAATTATTATAATGAGAAAGACCATAAAGATTTATCATTGAAAATAAAAACTGTAAAAAATATTCCATGGATAGTAACATATGATAACGTTCAATCAATCAAAAATATGTATTCTGAATACAATCAAATTGAATACAGTTTAAATTATTCAACCGGAAAAAAACATAAAGGAAAAGAAATAATGATTTTTAATAAAAATGTTAATCCAATTAAAATATAA
- a CDS encoding AAA family ATPase → MKGEKIKMIKNIYFEHYRKFKNISFEFDKNINVISGTNGTCKSSLLHIISNSFKAIQKGRENNWTKDEESIDVIKNINKLINPKIESLTRGDDKYNNPALNKKGTLFKCHYFDDTKLSFRRHNSTKGNKNRFSIKPVYKKGASESLPMLPIIYLGLFRLFSYGEFNYENQIKKINKGLPNKYKDELINIYYSFTGQKIELYDSKEMGDIKKRADFDTDIEGIDSNTISAGEDNLFIILTSLISLKYYYESIESFREIESILLIDELDASLHPEYQIKLLNLFRNFSKDYKIQFFFTTHSITLLEYALKKKDKVFYFLDNVDSITYNEDIDIYKVKMYLKNKLKKDEFLKNFIPILSEDDEARVWIDMLFNYYKDEYNKDLYSFFHLVKADLSGDSLKNIFNDDKLLRTSFQIIGILDGDKDLNDISLDRKIISLPGKNSPEKILFDYAKTIISNDNDFFKNNILENEGYTKNHFLKNILVDIEKKEKKIKDVKNDENKSSKGLERKENKKIFNKYELFWKYVIKHWIDNPINRKDIDKFFHDLNILFKKVSDYHDINSKDWDHKPLAKN, encoded by the coding sequence ATGAAAGGGGAAAAAATAAAAATGATTAAAAATATTTATTTTGAACATTATCGAAAATTTAAAAATATTTCATTTGAATTTGATAAAAATATTAATGTTATTTCCGGAACCAATGGAACATGTAAAAGTTCTCTTTTGCATATAATTAGTAATTCTTTTAAAGCTATACAAAAAGGTAGAGAAAATAATTGGACAAAGGATGAAGAGTCTATTGACGTTATAAAAAATATTAATAAATTAATAAACCCAAAAATTGAATCATTAACAAGAGGAGACGATAAGTATAACAACCCTGCTTTAAATAAAAAAGGCACATTATTTAAATGCCACTATTTTGATGATACTAAATTATCTTTCAGAAGGCATAATTCTACTAAAGGAAATAAAAATAGATTTTCAATAAAACCTGTATACAAAAAAGGAGCGTCAGAAAGTTTACCAATGTTACCAATTATATATTTAGGGTTATTTAGATTATTTTCGTATGGAGAATTTAATTATGAAAATCAAATAAAAAAAATTAATAAAGGATTACCAAATAAGTACAAAGATGAATTAATCAATATATATTATAGTTTTACAGGGCAAAAAATAGAATTATATGATAGCAAAGAAATGGGAGATATTAAAAAAAGAGCTGATTTTGACACAGATATTGAAGGAATTGATTCTAATACAATTTCTGCTGGAGAAGATAACTTATTTATAATATTAACCTCTTTAATATCTCTAAAATATTATTACGAATCAATAGAAAGTTTTAGAGAAATAGAAAGTATTTTATTAATTGATGAATTAGACGCATCTTTACATCCAGAATATCAAATTAAACTACTAAATTTATTTAGAAATTTTTCAAAAGACTACAAAATACAATTCTTCTTTACCACACACAGCATAACATTATTAGAGTATGCTTTAAAGAAAAAAGATAAAGTATTTTATTTTTTAGATAATGTTGATAGTATTACTTATAATGAAGACATAGATATTTATAAAGTTAAGATGTATTTAAAAAATAAATTAAAAAAAGATGAATTTTTAAAAAATTTTATACCAATTTTATCTGAAGATGATGAAGCAAGAGTATGGATTGATATGCTATTTAATTATTATAAAGATGAATATAACAAAGATCTTTATTCATTTTTTCATTTGGTAAAAGCTGATTTATCTGGGGATAGTTTGAAAAATATTTTTAATGATGATAAGCTATTAAGAACAAGCTTTCAAATAATTGGCATACTTGATGGAGATAAAGATTTAAATGATATTTCATTAGATAGAAAAATAATCTCTCTCCCAGGTAAAAATTCTCCAGAAAAAATATTGTTTGATTATGCAAAAACAATTATTTCTAACGATAATGATTTCTTTAAAAATAATATATTAGAAAATGAAGGCTATACAAAAAACCATTTTTTGAAAAATATATTAGTGGATATAGAAAAAAAAGAAAAGAAAATAAAAGATGTCAAAAATGATGAAAATAAGAGCTCTAAAGGGTTAGAAAGAAAGGAAAATAAAAAGATATTTAATAAATATGAACTTTTCTGGAAATATGTAATAAAACATTGGATTGATAATCCTATAAATAGAAAAGATATAGATAAATTTTTTCATGATTTGAATATTTTATTTAAGAAAGTATCAGATTATCATGATATAAACTCAAAAGATTGGGATCATAAACCACTGGCCAAAAATTAA
- a CDS encoding XRE family transcriptional regulator: protein MRLRTDRLLLSMTKKGISQTELAKIIGVSKSQISRYKNGYDSPSNENIRKLAKALNTTVEYLTGYDESKVAKVGNVSFYEKPVIKGVYFENGMLQLNEIRKITLPDIEGCDFIVAVSNNEMAPKIKESDLALFTSTKNFKKNDIVYVYLDNEAKIRRALPINDKEVLFQTIDTEKQDISKDYKIIGRFIGVIRMES, encoded by the coding sequence ATGCGTTTAAGAACCGATAGACTTCTATTATCAATGACTAAAAAAGGGATAAGTCAAACAGAACTAGCAAAAATAATTGGGGTTTCTAAATCTCAAATTTCTAGATATAAAAATGGGTATGATAGTCCTTCAAACGAAAATATAAGGAAATTAGCTAAAGCGTTAAACACAACTGTTGAATATTTAACGGGATATGATGAAAGTAAAGTTGCTAAGGTGGGTAATGTTAGCTTCTATGAAAAGCCTGTTATAAAAGGGGTTTATTTTGAGAATGGAATGCTACAATTAAATGAGATAAGGAAAATTACTTTACCTGATATAGAGGGTTGTGATTTTATTGTTGCTGTTTCAAATAACGAAATGGCTCCAAAAATCAAAGAAAGTGATTTAGCTTTGTTTACCTCAACAAAGAATTTCAAAAAGAACGATATTGTCTATGTTTATTTAGATAATGAAGCAAAAATAAGACGAGCTTTACCAATAAACGATAAAGAAGTCTTATTCCAAACTATTGATACTGAAAAACAAGATATTTCAAAAGATTATAAAATAATAGGTAGGTTTATAGGAGTAATAAGAATGGAGTCCTAA
- a CDS encoding phage antirepressor KilAC domain-containing protein has translation MNNLDLFKNQQIIPLKENENGEVLVSARDLHEFLEIRTDFRHWFPRMCGYGFEENEDYTPVIFDHPLNNQPTKDYVMKIDMAKEIAMIQRSRKGKMARKYFIEVEKAWNSPEMIMKRALEIANKKVDKLSYELEVARPKAMFADSVSASESTILVRDMAKILKQNGIEIGEKRLFEWLRENGYLIRARGHDRNMPTQKAMDLGLFRVKETTVTRSNGKITISKTPKITGKGQTYFVNKFLKIKTH, from the coding sequence ATGAACAATTTAGATTTATTTAAAAATCAACAAATTATACCCCTGAAAGAAAATGAAAATGGTGAAGTTTTAGTAAGTGCAAGAGATTTACATGAATTTTTGGAAATAAGAACTGATTTTAGGCATTGGTTTCCAAGGATGTGTGGTTATGGTTTTGAAGAAAATGAAGATTATACCCCGGTCATTTTTGACCACCCCTTAAACAATCAACCTACAAAAGATTATGTAATGAAAATAGATATGGCAAAAGAAATAGCAATGATCCAAAGAAGTCGTAAAGGAAAAATGGCTAGAAAATATTTTATTGAAGTAGAAAAAGCATGGAATAGTCCAGAAATGATAATGAAAAGAGCTCTTGAGATAGCAAATAAGAAAGTAGATAAATTATCTTATGAATTAGAAGTTGCAAGACCAAAAGCTATGTTTGCTGACAGTGTATCAGCTTCAGAATCAACTATCTTGGTAAGAGATATGGCTAAAATTCTTAAACAGAATGGAATAGAAATTGGGGAGAAAAGATTATTTGAATGGTTGAGGGAGAATGGTTATTTAATAAGGGCAAGGGGTCATGATAGAAATATGCCCACCCAAAAGGCCATGGACTTAGGGTTATTCAGAGTCAAAGAGACTACTGTAACCCGCTCAAACGGGAAAATAACCATAAGCAAAACTCCAAAGATTACAGGCAAAGGGCAGACATATTTTGTCAATAAGTTTTTAAAAATAAAAACTCATTAA
- a CDS encoding AAA family ATPase yields the protein MNITLKKLKLKNFKGIRDLEIDLGKETNIYGRNGSGKTTVVDAFFWLLFNKDSNDSANFEIKELDEENNVIYGLDHEVEAELNVDSKILSLRKVFKEIWTKRRGESEKTLTGHTTDHYINDVPVKKKDFQEKINELIEENIFKIISDPKYFSEVLHWKERRKILLEITGDITNEDVIKTNKKFEALRELLEDNDIDDLRVAFNSKKRKINEEIKSIPIRIDEANNSKNNYDFKQIEKELKQEKMKLEKIENQIADESEKTKEISELKTTIYQKKSELDKIRYKKESEAFKPKQELESSLSLAKNDLEEKERNLKNLTQQIERNKNAIGQYKEKITNYENKIKDLQDKTDKKRNQWRLEKEKELELPHDFTCPYCKQELPQEQIDEKIEEIKLNFFEEKKNKLAEITQEGLGYKKQIEEYQEYIQDFRNDINKLEKEINEMDTESIKKDIEEQKNIVDNLESRIKNFAPVIEETDEEKRLNKEIEDLKAKVDSVSDTNLDDLKAEKVEITKTIDNLKEKMSYKKQNETIDKRIKILEEKEKNLSQEMARIEGQEFLCEEFIKTKVDLLESKINKKFKTVRFKLFKELVNGGIEPTCEPLINGVPFTSANNAGKVNAGLDIINVLNDYYGVIAPIFIDNRDLITEIIDTKSQIINLYVSPEDVELRIESKEMEGVK from the coding sequence ATGAATATAACACTTAAAAAATTGAAACTCAAGAATTTTAAAGGTATTAGAGACTTAGAAATAGATTTGGGTAAAGAAACAAATATATATGGGAGAAATGGTTCAGGAAAAACAACTGTGGTAGATGCTTTTTTTTGGTTACTTTTTAATAAAGACTCAAACGATAGTGCAAATTTTGAGATTAAAGAACTTGATGAAGAAAACAATGTTATCTACGGATTGGATCATGAAGTCGAAGCTGAGCTTAACGTAGATAGCAAAATTTTGAGCCTGAGGAAAGTTTTTAAAGAGATTTGGACAAAAAGACGTGGTGAATCAGAAAAGACTCTCACGGGCCATACAACGGATCATTATATAAATGATGTTCCAGTTAAGAAAAAAGATTTCCAGGAAAAGATAAATGAACTTATAGAAGAGAACATTTTCAAAATAATTTCTGATCCAAAATATTTTTCTGAAGTACTACATTGGAAAGAAAGGAGAAAGATACTACTTGAAATAACTGGCGATATAACAAACGAAGATGTTATAAAAACAAACAAGAAATTTGAAGCTTTAAGAGAGTTACTTGAAGATAACGACATAGATGATTTAAGAGTGGCGTTCAATTCTAAAAAAAGAAAAATAAACGAGGAAATAAAATCTATTCCTATAAGAATAGATGAAGCAAACAATTCAAAGAATAATTATGATTTTAAACAGATAGAAAAAGAGCTTAAACAAGAGAAGATGAAGCTTGAAAAGATTGAAAATCAAATAGCAGATGAATCAGAAAAGACAAAAGAAATTTCAGAACTAAAAACAACTATTTATCAGAAAAAATCAGAATTAGACAAAATAAGATACAAAAAAGAGTCAGAAGCATTCAAACCAAAACAAGAATTAGAATCCAGTTTATCTTTGGCCAAAAATGATTTAGAAGAAAAAGAAAGAAACTTAAAAAATCTAACACAACAAATTGAAAGAAATAAAAATGCTATTGGTCAATACAAAGAAAAGATAACTAACTATGAAAACAAAATAAAAGATTTGCAAGATAAAACAGATAAAAAGAGAAATCAATGGAGATTAGAAAAAGAAAAAGAACTTGAATTACCTCATGATTTTACGTGCCCTTATTGCAAACAAGAATTACCTCAAGAACAAATAGATGAAAAGATTGAAGAGATTAAACTTAATTTTTTTGAGGAAAAGAAAAACAAATTAGCAGAAATCACACAAGAAGGATTGGGTTATAAAAAACAAATTGAAGAGTACCAAGAATATATACAAGATTTTAGAAATGACATCAACAAGCTTGAAAAAGAAATTAATGAAATGGATACAGAAAGCATAAAAAAAGATATTGAAGAACAGAAAAACATAGTTGATAATTTAGAATCAAGGATCAAAAATTTTGCACCGGTGATTGAGGAGACTGATGAAGAGAAAAGGTTAAATAAAGAAATAGAAGATTTAAAGGCAAAGGTAGATTCAGTATCAGATACTAATTTAGATGATTTAAAAGCAGAAAAAGTTGAAATAACTAAAACTATAGATAATTTAAAAGAAAAAATGTCCTATAAAAAACAAAATGAAACTATTGATAAAAGAATCAAAATTCTTGAAGAAAAAGAAAAGAATTTAAGCCAGGAAATGGCAAGAATTGAAGGTCAAGAATTTCTTTGCGAAGAGTTTATAAAAACAAAAGTTGATTTACTTGAAAGCAAGATAAACAAGAAATTTAAAACAGTTAGGTTTAAGCTTTTTAAAGAGTTAGTCAACGGTGGGATTGAACCAACTTGTGAGCCGTTAATAAATGGTGTACCTTTTACCAGTGCCAATAATGCTGGGAAAGTAAACGCTGGATTAGACATAATCAACGTATTAAACGATTACTACGGAGTTATAGCTCCTATTTTTATAGACAACAGAGATCTTATTACAGAAATTATAGATACAAAAAGCCAGATAATTAATTTATATGTAAGTCCTGAAGATGTAGAACTAAGAATAGAATCAAAAGAAATGGAGGGAGTTAAATGA
- the bet gene encoding phage recombination protein Bet produces MSNLLESNKGVKFDIEGESISLTFSTVKNYLTRGNETITDKEAVMFMNLCKYQKLNPFLNEAYLVKFKGSSAQIITSKEAYMKKAERNPNFDGFQAGLIVDRDGTEIEIEGSFIRKGDTLLGGWAKVYRKDRKIPSVARVDLQEYDKKQSTWKEMKKTMIRKVAIVQALREAFPVDLGALYTEEEAEAIRQTNIPKEEIKENANKKTLKIEKQDEKTEEKEEIEQPEITVEEPENDQIKLMKDEIFGNEGPGW; encoded by the coding sequence ATGAGTAATTTATTAGAAAGCAATAAAGGCGTGAAATTTGATATTGAAGGTGAATCAATTAGTTTAACTTTTAGTACAGTTAAAAATTATTTGACTCGTGGAAATGAAACAATAACAGACAAAGAAGCCGTAATGTTTATGAATCTTTGTAAATACCAGAAGTTGAATCCCTTTCTAAATGAAGCTTATCTTGTAAAATTCAAGGGAAGTTCAGCTCAGATTATAACGTCAAAAGAAGCTTATATGAAAAAAGCAGAAAGGAACCCAAATTTTGATGGTTTTCAAGCTGGATTAATTGTTGACAGAGATGGAACTGAAATTGAAATAGAAGGAAGTTTTATCAGAAAAGGAGATACACTTCTTGGTGGTTGGGCCAAAGTTTATCGAAAAGATAGAAAAATTCCTTCTGTTGCAAGAGTTGATTTACAAGAATACGACAAAAAACAAAGTACCTGGAAAGAAATGAAAAAAACTATGATTAGAAAAGTTGCAATAGTTCAAGCACTTAGAGAAGCTTTTCCAGTTGATCTTGGTGCTTTATATACCGAAGAAGAGGCAGAAGCCATAAGACAAACAAATATTCCTAAAGAAGAAATAAAAGAGAATGCAAACAAAAAGACTCTTAAAATAGAAAAACAAGATGAAAAAACAGAAGAAAAAGAAGAAATCGAACAACCTGAAATAACAGTAGAAGAACCAGAAAATGACCAAATTAAACTAATGAAAGATGAAATTTTTGGAAATGAAGGACCAGGATGGTGA